GGGCATGGTCAACGGAGCCGTGGTGGAAGGGGTCCTGGAGCGGATCACCTACGCCAACGAGGAGAGCGGCTACACCGTCGCGCGGGTCGACACGGGCCGCGGCTCGGGCGATCTGCTGACCGTCGTGGGGGCGCTGCTCGGGGCGCAGCCGGGGGAGTCGCTGCGCATGGAGGGCCGCTGGGGCTCCCACCCCCAGTACGGCAAGCAGTTCCACTGCGACAACTACACGACGGTCCTGCCGGCCACGATCCAGGGCATCCGCCGCTACCTCGGCTCCGGCCTGATCAAGGGCATCGGCCCGCGGATCGCCGACCGCATCGTGGAGCACTTCGGCACGGACACCCTCGACGTCATCGAGCGCGAGCCGGCGCGCCTCGTCGAGGTGCCCGGCCTGGGTCCCAAGCGGACGAAGCTGATCGGCGCCGCCTGGGAGGAGCAGAAGGCCATCAAGGAGGTCATGGTCTTCCTCCAGGGCGTCGGGGTGTCCACGTCCATCGCGGTGCGGATCTACAAGAAGTACGCGGACGCCTCGATCTCCGTCGTCCGCAACCAGCCCTACCGCCTGGCCGCCGACGTCTGGGGCATCGGCTTCCTGACCGCGGACCGCATCGCCCAGGCCGTGGGCATCCCGCACGACAGCCCGGACCGGGTCAAGGCCGGCCTGCAGTACGCCCTGTCGCAGTCCACCGACCAGGGCCACTGCTTCCTGCCCGAGGAGCAACTGATCGCCGACGCGGTGAAGTTGCTCCAGGTGGACACCGGCCTGGTCATCGACTGCCTGGGGGAGCTGGCCGCGGACCCGGAGGGGGTGGTGCGGGAGAAGGTGCCGACGGGGCAGGACGGCGCGCCGGTCACCGCCGTCTATCTGGTGCCCTTCCACCGCGCCGAGATCTCGCTCGCCGGCCGGCTGACCCGGCTGCTGCGGACCGAGGACGACCGGATGCCGGCGTTCCGGGACGTCGTCTGGGACAAGGCGCTGGCCTGGCTGGCGCGCCGCACGGGCGCCGAGCTGGCACCCGAGCAGCGGGAGGCGGTACGGCTGGCGCTGACCCAGAAGGTCGCGGTGCTCACCGGCGGGCCGGGCTGCGGCAAGTCCTTCACGGTCCGCTCGGTCGTCGAGCTGGCCCGCGCCAAGCAGGCCAAGGTGGTGCTGGCCGCGCCCACGGGCCGGGCCGCCAAGCGGCTCTCCGAGCTGACCGGGGCGGACGCCTCCACGGTCCACCGCCTGCTGGAGCTCAAGCCCGGCGGGGACGCCGCCTACGACGCCGACCACCCGTTGGACGCCGATCTGGTGGTCGTCGACGAGGCGTCCATGCTGGATCTGCTGCTGGCGAACAAACTCGTCAAGGCGGTGCCGCCGGGCGCCCACCTGCTGCTGGTGGGGGACGTCGACCAGCTGCCGTCGGTCGGGGCCGGCGAGGTGCTGCGGGACCTGCTCGCCGAGCCCGCGACGGTGCCCGCGGTCCGGCTGACCCGGATCTTCCGCCAGGCGCAGGAGTCCGGTGTGGTCGCCAACGCCCACCGGATCAATTCCGGCGTGCCGCCGCTGACGAGCGGGCTGACCGATTTCTTCCTGTTCGCCGAGGAGGACAATGAGGAGGCCGGGCGACTGGCGGTCGATGTGGCGGCCCGCAGGATCCCGGCGAAGTTCGGCCTCGACCCGCGCCGCGACGTCCAGGTGCTGACCCCGATGCACCGCGGCCCGGCCGGCGCGGGCGCCCTGAACGGTCTCCTCCAGCAGGCCGTCACCCCCGCCCGCCCCGACCTGCCGGAGCGCCGCTTCGGCGGCCGGGTCTTCCGGGTGGGGGACAAGGTCACCCAGATCAGGAACAACTACGAAAAGGGCCGCAACGGCGTCTTCAACGGCACGGTGGGCGTGGTCACCGCCCTCGACTCCGACGAGCAGCGGCTGACCGTGCTCACCGACGAGGACGAGGAGGTCCCCTACGACTTCGACGAACTCGACGAACTCGCCCACGCCTATGCGGTGACGATCCATCGCTCGCAGGGTA
The sequence above is a segment of the Streptomyces lydicus genome. Coding sequences within it:
- the recD2 gene encoding SF1B family DNA helicase RecD2, producing the protein MVNGAVVEGVLERITYANEESGYTVARVDTGRGSGDLLTVVGALLGAQPGESLRMEGRWGSHPQYGKQFHCDNYTTVLPATIQGIRRYLGSGLIKGIGPRIADRIVEHFGTDTLDVIEREPARLVEVPGLGPKRTKLIGAAWEEQKAIKEVMVFLQGVGVSTSIAVRIYKKYADASISVVRNQPYRLAADVWGIGFLTADRIAQAVGIPHDSPDRVKAGLQYALSQSTDQGHCFLPEEQLIADAVKLLQVDTGLVIDCLGELAADPEGVVREKVPTGQDGAPVTAVYLVPFHRAEISLAGRLTRLLRTEDDRMPAFRDVVWDKALAWLARRTGAELAPEQREAVRLALTQKVAVLTGGPGCGKSFTVRSVVELARAKQAKVVLAAPTGRAAKRLSELTGADASTVHRLLELKPGGDAAYDADHPLDADLVVVDEASMLDLLLANKLVKAVPPGAHLLLVGDVDQLPSVGAGEVLRDLLAEPATVPAVRLTRIFRQAQESGVVANAHRINSGVPPLTSGLTDFFLFAEEDNEEAGRLAVDVAARRIPAKFGLDPRRDVQVLTPMHRGPAGAGALNGLLQQAVTPARPDLPERRFGGRVFRVGDKVTQIRNNYEKGRNGVFNGTVGVVTALDSDEQRLTVLTDEDEEVPYDFDELDELAHAYAVTIHRSQGSEYPAVVIPVTTSAWMMLQRNLLYTAVTRAKRLVVLVGSRKALGQAVRTVSAGRRCTALAHRLAGTM